The bacterium genome window below encodes:
- the rpmG gene encoding 50S ribosomal protein L33: protein MQQQSDTGMVSNRDIIALACTKCKRKNYTLTKNKKTHQGKLELTKYCPWDRERTVHREAKP, encoded by the coding sequence ATGCAGCAACAGTCAGATACCGGCATGGTCTCGAATCGCGACATCATCGCCCTTGCGTGCACCAAGTGCAAGCGGAAGAACTACACCCTGACGAAGAACAAGAAGACGCACCAGGGCAAGTTGGAGCTTACGAAGTACTGCCCGTGGGACCGTGAACGGACGGTTCACCGCGAGGCCAAACCCTAG
- a CDS encoding anthranilate synthase component I → MAVPLPVSRFTGGAVGFIGYEFIHDVEPVVPRPPLDELQTPILYFFIADQLLIFDRVAQTI, encoded by the coding sequence GTGGCAGTGCCACTTCCTGTTTCGCGGTTCACGGGCGGCGCCGTGGGGTTCATCGGTTACGAATTCATTCACGACGTGGAGCCGGTCGTGCCACGCCCGCCGCTCGACGAACTCCAGACGCCGATCCTTTACTTTTTCATCGCCGATCAGTTGCTGATCTTCGACCGCGTGGCCCAGACCATC